A genomic segment from Desulfonatronum lacustre DSM 10312 encodes:
- a CDS encoding PAS domain-containing sensor histidine kinase: MPHPSPDRPLPPFFRSLTFKLCLAMGLGMAALMGAFFLIALGQAEPTEPWVSAGRDLLKVLPIFLLILTGFGFLVAHRLTRPLAALQEALEAKALGSAWAELDEAKAGELRDMTKTVNLIAASVRQRRLALDEQLNMYQSLFHNVPCLITVHDREYRLLRYNKMFRELFDAKPMEHCYKVYKSRITQCENCPVERTFNDGKSHTTEEKGFYKDGTPAHWIVRTAPIRDADGEITAVMEMCLDITDRKLLEQKLRKSEKKYSTIFDNIPVAVFELNAETLDVRNCNRGMSQLYGYCKGEVIGKSFSMLFALNSTDAHLTALRNSGHIPQAKHMDKDGQEFFVSIDTSRTALEGKELLLAVVSDVTDRIRAEQQVIQSSKMATLGEMAAGVAHELNQPLAVLKMVANFFTRQTNKGLTPNQDQLRQMTAKIINNVDRATKIIEHMREFGHKPNLESTDVQVNDVLRRACDFFSEQLKIRDITVIWELDADQPPVLADPNRLEQVFINLLVNARDAIEDKCSGKDCAESDRMITLRTRSNARHVVAEVLDTGPGVPKNVIGRIFEPFFSTKEVGRGTGLGLSICYDIITDYDGTIHVFSKPGHGARFVVTLPIAGTTRNGSKTSA; this comes from the coding sequence ATGCCTCACCCCTCTCCTGACCGCCCCCTCCCGCCTTTTTTTCGCTCCCTGACGTTCAAACTCTGCCTGGCCATGGGGCTTGGGATGGCGGCGCTCATGGGTGCCTTTTTCCTTATCGCGCTCGGCCAAGCCGAGCCGACGGAGCCTTGGGTCTCGGCCGGCCGGGACCTGCTCAAAGTCCTGCCCATATTCCTCCTTATTCTGACCGGATTCGGATTTCTGGTCGCCCATCGCCTGACTCGACCTTTGGCCGCGTTGCAAGAGGCGCTGGAGGCCAAAGCCCTCGGTTCCGCGTGGGCGGAGCTGGACGAAGCCAAGGCGGGGGAACTGCGTGACATGACGAAGACGGTCAACCTCATCGCCGCTTCGGTCCGCCAACGTCGCTTGGCTTTGGACGAACAACTGAACATGTATCAAAGCCTGTTTCACAACGTCCCTTGTCTGATTACGGTTCACGACCGTGAATACAGGCTGCTTCGATACAACAAAATGTTCAGGGAATTGTTCGACGCCAAACCCATGGAGCATTGCTACAAGGTCTATAAAAGCCGGATCACGCAATGCGAGAACTGCCCGGTTGAGCGGACCTTCAACGACGGAAAGTCACATACCACGGAGGAAAAAGGATTTTACAAGGACGGCACTCCGGCGCACTGGATCGTCCGCACCGCTCCCATCCGGGATGCCGACGGCGAAATCACCGCCGTGATGGAGATGTGCCTGGACATTACCGACCGGAAGCTCTTGGAGCAAAAACTCAGAAAATCGGAGAAAAAGTACTCCACCATTTTTGACAATATCCCCGTGGCCGTCTTTGAACTCAACGCCGAAACCCTGGACGTGCGCAACTGCAACCGCGGCATGTCCCAGCTCTACGGCTACTGCAAGGGAGAAGTGATCGGCAAATCCTTCTCCATGCTCTTCGCGCTGAACTCCACGGACGCCCACCTCACGGCCCTGCGCAACTCCGGGCACATCCCCCAGGCCAAGCACATGGACAAGGACGGCCAGGAGTTTTTCGTCTCCATCGACACTTCACGGACCGCCCTGGAGGGCAAGGAACTCCTTCTCGCCGTGGTTTCCGACGTCACGGACCGCATCAGGGCCGAACAGCAGGTCATCCAGTCCAGCAAGATGGCCACCTTGGGCGAGATGGCCGCCGGGGTGGCCCATGAACTGAATCAACCCCTGGCCGTCCTGAAGATGGTCGCCAACTTTTTTACCCGCCAGACGAACAAAGGCCTGACTCCGAATCAAGACCAACTGCGCCAGATGACCGCCAAGATCATCAACAACGTGGACCGAGCCACCAAGATCATCGAGCACATGCGCGAGTTCGGCCACAAGCCCAACCTGGAAAGCACCGACGTTCAGGTCAACGACGTCCTGCGCCGAGCCTGCGACTTTTTCAGCGAGCAGCTCAAAATCCGGGACATCACCGTCATATGGGAACTGGACGCGGACCAGCCGCCTGTACTGGCCGACCCGAACAGGCTGGAACAGGTGTTCATCAACCTGCTGGTCAACGCCCGGGACGCCATTGAGGACAAATGCTCCGGCAAGGACTGCGCTGAATCCGACCGGATGATCACCCTGCGGACAAGATCCAACGCCCGACACGTGGTCGCTGAGGTCTTGGACACCGGACCGGGCGTACCCAAAAACGTCATTGGACGGATCTTCGAACCGTTCTTCTCCACCAAGGAAGTCGGTCGCGGAACCGGCCTCGGCCTATCCATCTGCTACGACATCATCACGGACTATGACGGCACCATCCATGTCTTCTCCAAACCAGGCCACGGCGCCCGCTTCGTCGTCACCCTGCCCATCGCCGGAACCACGCGCAATGGCTCCAAGACATCCGCATAA
- a CDS encoding dihydrolipoyl dehydrogenase family protein: protein MPQYDYDIAVIGAGAAGLTVAAGAAQAGARVLIVEKESAMGGDCLHYGCVPSKTLIKSAKVYHQMRQAARYGLPEVAVPEVDFRQVRDRIQRVIAAIQPHDSPERFCKLGAEVEFGRAVFVDEHQARIETNAGDVRTVSAKTWVVATGSTAALPKLEGLDRTPCLTNREIFFLDELPSSLVIIGGGPIAVEMAQAFARLGSKVDVIQRSPQILSREDADMAGLVQGVMEQEGVTFHLGTEMLRVQDLGREREIFFKNGEGVEMSLRGTALLVALGRSVSVDGLGLENAGVVFDRKGVQVDARLRTSQKHIFACGDVTGAYQFTHAAGYEGGVVVTNAVFHLPRKADYTWMPACTYTDPEFASIGMNEKQARQQGLEYTVWTEEFAENDRGLAEEEREGRIKLLLDRKNKPLGVQIVGPHAGELLAEWVAVLGGKVKLSTLAGAVHPYPTLAEINKRVAGKHLSEKIFSDGVKKTLKFFFGFKGRACGDQSGP from the coding sequence ATGCCGCAATACGACTATGACATCGCCGTGATCGGGGCCGGGGCCGCCGGGTTGACCGTGGCCGCTGGGGCGGCTCAGGCCGGAGCCAGGGTTTTGATCGTGGAAAAGGAGTCGGCCATGGGCGGGGATTGCCTGCACTATGGATGCGTGCCCAGCAAGACGTTGATCAAGTCGGCCAAGGTCTACCACCAGATGCGCCAGGCGGCCCGGTACGGTCTGCCCGAGGTCGCGGTGCCGGAGGTGGATTTTCGCCAGGTTCGGGACCGCATCCAGCGGGTCATCGCCGCGATCCAGCCCCATGACTCCCCGGAGCGGTTTTGCAAACTCGGTGCGGAGGTGGAGTTCGGCCGGGCCGTGTTCGTGGATGAGCACCAGGCGCGTATCGAGACCAATGCCGGGGATGTCCGGACCGTCTCGGCCAAGACCTGGGTCGTGGCCACCGGTTCCACCGCGGCCTTGCCTAAGTTGGAGGGGCTGGACCGTACGCCCTGTCTGACGAACCGGGAGATTTTTTTTCTGGACGAACTGCCGTCCTCCCTGGTGATCATCGGCGGCGGGCCCATTGCCGTGGAGATGGCCCAGGCTTTTGCCCGCCTGGGGTCCAAGGTGGACGTGATCCAGCGCAGCCCGCAGATTTTGTCCAGGGAGGACGCGGACATGGCCGGGCTGGTCCAGGGCGTCATGGAACAGGAAGGCGTGACGTTTCACTTGGGGACCGAAATGCTGCGGGTCCAGGATTTGGGCCGGGAACGTGAGATTTTTTTCAAGAACGGCGAGGGCGTTGAAATGTCGTTGCGGGGAACGGCCCTGCTGGTGGCCCTGGGGCGGAGCGTGAGCGTGGACGGCCTGGGGCTGGAGAACGCGGGAGTTGTGTTTGACCGCAAGGGTGTCCAGGTGGACGCCCGGTTGCGCACTTCCCAGAAGCACATCTTTGCCTGCGGGGACGTGACCGGAGCGTACCAGTTCACCCATGCCGCGGGATATGAGGGCGGGGTGGTGGTGACCAACGCCGTATTTCATCTGCCGCGCAAGGCGGACTACACCTGGATGCCGGCCTGCACCTACACGGACCCGGAATTCGCCAGCATTGGGATGAACGAGAAGCAGGCTCGTCAACAGGGGCTGGAGTATACGGTCTGGACCGAGGAGTTCGCTGAGAACGACCGCGGTCTGGCCGAGGAGGAGCGGGAAGGGCGGATCAAGCTGCTGCTGGACAGGAAGAACAAGCCCTTGGGCGTGCAGATTGTCGGGCCGCATGCCGGGGAGCTTTTGGCCGAATGGGTCGCGGTGCTGGGCGGCAAGGTCAAGCTGAGCACCCTGGCCGGAGCGGTTCACCCCTATCCGACTCTGGCCGAGATCAACAAGCGGGTCGCCGGAAAGCATCTGAGCGAGAAAATTTTCTCGGACGGCGTCAAAAAGACCCTGAAGTTTTTCTTCGGTTTCAAGGGCCGGGCCTGCGGCGATCAGAGCGGACCCTGA
- a CDS encoding TVP38/TMEM64 family protein, translating to MQSKSIQKIFLILALSALVGAFFLFDLGQFLSLDYIKDSQQRFQTLYAEQTATVIAVYMGVYILVTALSLPGAAIMTLAGGALFGLLVGTVVVSFASTIGATLACFVSRFVLQDWVQRRFGQRLVAVNQGIEKEGAFYLFTLRLVPIFPFWIINLVMGLTRMKLRTFFWVSQVGMLPGTLVYVNAGRELGRIDSLGGILSPGLILSFVLLGLFPLATKKIMVWYRTRRNKPKIVT from the coding sequence ATGCAATCAAAATCCATCCAGAAAATCTTCCTTATTCTTGCCCTGTCCGCCCTGGTTGGGGCGTTTTTCCTCTTTGACCTGGGGCAGTTTCTTTCCCTGGACTACATCAAGGATTCCCAGCAGCGGTTTCAGACCCTGTACGCGGAACAGACCGCCACGGTGATCGCCGTGTACATGGGGGTCTACATTCTGGTCACCGCCCTGTCTCTGCCCGGGGCCGCGATCATGACCCTGGCAGGGGGGGCCTTGTTCGGTCTGCTGGTGGGGACGGTGGTGGTCTCCTTTGCCAGCACCATCGGGGCCACGCTGGCCTGTTTCGTTTCCCGCTTCGTTCTTCAGGACTGGGTCCAGCGCCGGTTCGGACAACGTCTGGTTGCGGTCAACCAGGGCATAGAGAAGGAAGGGGCGTTTTATCTGTTCACGTTGCGCCTTGTTCCCATTTTTCCATTCTGGATAATCAATCTGGTCATGGGCCTGACCCGGATGAAGCTGCGCACTTTCTTCTGGGTCTCCCAGGTCGGCATGCTCCCCGGCACCCTGGTCTACGTCAACGCCGGTCGGGAACTGGGGCGGATCGATTCCCTGGGAGGGATACTCTCGCCGGGGCTGATCCTGTCCTTCGTCCTGTTGGGCCTTTTTCCCCTGGCCACGAAAAAGATCATGGTCTGGTACCGGACCAGGCGGAATAAGCCGAAAATCGTCACATAA
- the arsS gene encoding arsenosugar biosynthesis radical SAM (seleno)protein ArsS (Some members of this family are selenoproteins.), with protein MTLEPRDCLMQEARSALCPSTCVGFAQTLARHGLRLEREQTHTLQINTGLLCNQACRHCHLEAGPKRTEIMDRETMDQVADYAERGGFQSADVTGGAPEMVPEIDHLLTRLAEAVPRVMLRSNLTAIRDSAREHLGLLCRDLKIVLVCSLPATHASQTDAQRGGGVMDASVRTLQWLNTLGYGQSGTGLELNLVSNPAGAFMPPDQGRTEERFRRDLQRKWGIVFNNLYTFANVPLGRFRTWLEASGNYEQYMTRLTETFNPEAVAGLMCRSLVSVDWKGDLHDCDFHLAKAIPLDGTRRHVATMSGPPLPGTPIATAEYCYACTAGAGFT; from the coding sequence ATGACGTTGGAACCGCGGGATTGTCTCATGCAGGAAGCCCGGTCAGCGCTCTGCCCTTCGACCTGTGTCGGTTTTGCCCAAACCCTTGCCCGGCATGGATTGCGCCTGGAACGTGAGCAGACCCACACCCTGCAGATCAACACCGGTTTGCTCTGCAACCAGGCCTGTCGGCACTGTCACCTGGAGGCCGGGCCGAAACGCACGGAGATCATGGACCGGGAAACCATGGATCAGGTCGCTGACTACGCGGAGCGGGGCGGATTCCAGTCGGCCGACGTGACCGGTGGCGCACCGGAAATGGTCCCCGAGATCGATCACCTTTTGACCCGTCTGGCCGAAGCGGTTCCAAGAGTCATGCTCCGTTCCAATTTAACCGCCATCAGGGACTCGGCCCGGGAACATCTCGGCCTGCTCTGCCGCGATTTGAAGATCGTTCTCGTCTGCTCCCTCCCGGCGACCCACGCTTCCCAGACCGACGCCCAGCGCGGCGGCGGGGTGATGGACGCCAGCGTGCGCACGCTGCAATGGCTGAACACTTTGGGTTACGGACAGTCCGGAACCGGGCTGGAGTTGAACCTGGTGTCCAACCCGGCCGGGGCGTTCATGCCGCCGGACCAGGGTCGGACAGAGGAGCGTTTTCGCCGGGATTTGCAACGCAAGTGGGGTATTGTTTTCAACAACCTGTACACCTTTGCCAATGTGCCGTTGGGCCGGTTTCGGACATGGCTTGAGGCTTCAGGCAATTACGAACAGTACATGACTCGCCTGACCGAGACCTTCAATCCCGAGGCCGTGGCCGGTCTGATGTGCCGGAGCCTGGTTTCCGTGGACTGGAAAGGAGATCTGCACGACTGCGACTTTCATCTGGCCAAGGCCATTCCCCTGGACGGGACAAGACGGCACGTCGCGACAATGAGCGGCCCGCCCCTTCCCGGCACGCCCATAGCCACGGCCGAGTATTGCTACGCCTGTACCGCGGGCGCCGGGTTCACCTGA
- a CDS encoding arsenosugar biosynthesis-associated peroxidase-like protein yields the protein MQSYYDPKDLPRFSEIGKDAPELAKKFFEYYGAVMAEGELTVREKSLIALAVAHAVQCPYCIDAYAKECLEQGSNTAEMTEAVHVAAAIRGGASLVHGLQMRNAADKLSL from the coding sequence ATGCAATCCTACTATGATCCCAAAGATCTGCCGCGCTTTTCGGAAATCGGCAAGGACGCCCCGGAACTGGCCAAGAAATTCTTCGAGTACTACGGCGCGGTCATGGCCGAGGGGGAGCTCACGGTCCGGGAAAAGAGCCTCATCGCCCTGGCCGTGGCCCATGCCGTGCAGTGCCCTTACTGCATCGACGCCTATGCCAAGGAATGCCTGGAGCAGGGTTCGAATACGGCGGAAATGACCGAGGCCGTGCATGTGGCCGCGGCGATCCGCGGGGGGGCCTCGCTCGTCCATGGCTTGCAGATGCGCAACGCGGCGGACAAGCTTTCCTTGTAG
- a CDS encoding DUF547 domain-containing protein, translating to MNVIKIMIVIGLLLAAEMAWAAPKADLWPRWETYESVSSQQVDHGAWDAFLAAYLVTDHPSGVNMVRYADVTPADRKALQAYIESLQGTTVSALNRDEQMAYWINFYNALTLEVVLEHYPVVSIRRINVSPGFFTRGPWDAPLVEVEGESLTLNDIEHRILRPIWQDPRIHYAVNCASIGCPNLQPRAFTAENLESMLEAAAREYINHPRGVDATGRHLRLSSIYDWFSEDFGENDQEILEHIAQYAEPPLAATLRGYSGRISYDYDWDLNE from the coding sequence ATGAACGTGATCAAAATCATGATCGTCATCGGCCTGCTCTTGGCCGCCGAAATGGCCTGGGCCGCGCCCAAGGCCGACCTCTGGCCGCGCTGGGAGACATACGAGTCCGTGTCTTCGCAACAGGTGGACCACGGAGCATGGGACGCGTTTCTGGCCGCCTATCTCGTGACCGACCACCCATCAGGGGTGAACATGGTCCGGTACGCCGACGTAACCCCGGCGGACCGAAAAGCCTTGCAGGCATATATCGAAAGCCTCCAGGGAACGACTGTGTCCGCGTTGAACCGCGACGAGCAGATGGCCTACTGGATCAATTTCTACAACGCCTTGACCTTGGAGGTGGTCCTGGAACACTATCCGGTCGTCAGTATACGGCGGATCAACGTTTCCCCCGGTTTTTTCACCCGCGGACCCTGGGACGCGCCCCTGGTGGAAGTCGAGGGGGAATCCCTGACCCTGAACGACATCGAGCACCGCATCCTGCGCCCGATCTGGCAAGACCCGCGCATCCACTACGCCGTGAACTGCGCCAGCATCGGCTGCCCGAACCTGCAACCAAGGGCTTTTACCGCCGAGAACCTGGAATCCATGCTGGAGGCCGCGGCCCGGGAATACATCAACCATCCCAGGGGAGTTGACGCAACGGGCCGACATCTGCGTCTTTCCTCCATTTATGACTGGTTTTCGGAGGATTTCGGGGAAAACGACCAGGAGATTCTGGAGCATATCGCCCAATACGCCGAGCCCCCCCTGGCCGCGACATTGCGCGGCTACAGCGGTCGCATCTCGTATGATTACGATTGGGACCTTAACGAGTGA